A portion of the Bacteroides faecium genome contains these proteins:
- a CDS encoding glutamine synthetase III family protein — MSKMRFFALQELSNRKPLEVTAPSNKLSDYYGSHVFDRKKMQEYLPKEAYKAVTDAIEKGTPISREVADLIANGMKSWAKSLNVTHYTHWFQPLTDGTAEKHDGFIEFGEDGGVIERFSGKLLIQQEPDASSFPNGGIRNTFEARGYTAWDVSSPAFVVDTTLCIPTIFISYTGEALDYKTPLLKALAAVDKAATEVCQLFDKNVTRVYTNLGWEQEYFLVDSSLYNARPDLCLTGRTLMGHSSAKDQQLEDHYFGSIPPRVTAFMKELEIECHKLGIPAKTRHNEVAPNQFELAPIFENCNLANDHNQLVMDLMKRIARKHHFNVLLHEKPYSGVNGSGKHNNWSLCTDTGINLFAPGKNPKGNMLFLTFLVNVLMMVYKNQNLLRASIMSANNSHRLGANEAPPAILSCFLGSQLSATLDEIVRQVGNEKMTPEEKTTLKLGIGRIPEILLDTTDRNRTSPFAFTGNRFEFRAAGSSSNCAAAMIAINAAMANQLNEFRASIEKLMEEGVGKDEAIFRLLKETIIASEAIRFEGDGYSEEWKQEAARRGLTNICHVPEALMHYVDNQSKAVLIGERIFNETELNSRLEVELEKFTMKVQIEGRVLGDLAINHIVPTAVAYQNRLLENLRGLKEIFPAEEYEVLSADRKELIREISHRVTSIKVLVREMTEARKVANHMENYKERAFAYEDKVRPYLDQIRDHIDRLEMEVDDEIWPLPKYRELLFTK, encoded by the coding sequence ATGTCTAAAATGAGATTTTTTGCATTACAAGAGCTTTCCAACCGGAAACCTTTGGAAGTAACTGCTCCTTCCAACAAACTCTCTGATTATTATGGCAGCCACGTGTTCGACCGCAAGAAGATGCAGGAGTATCTTCCGAAGGAAGCCTACAAAGCTGTGACCGACGCTATCGAAAAAGGTACGCCCATCAGTCGCGAAGTGGCAGACTTGATTGCCAACGGCATGAAAAGCTGGGCAAAGTCACTCAACGTCACTCACTACACACACTGGTTCCAGCCTTTGACGGACGGAACAGCCGAAAAGCATGACGGCTTTATCGAGTTCGGTGAAGACGGTGGAGTTATCGAACGTTTCTCCGGAAAATTACTTATCCAGCAGGAGCCGGACGCTTCTTCTTTTCCCAACGGCGGCATCCGCAACACTTTCGAAGCACGCGGCTATACGGCATGGGACGTTTCTTCACCAGCATTCGTAGTGGATACGACTCTTTGTATCCCTACCATCTTCATTTCTTATACGGGCGAAGCGCTGGATTACAAAACTCCGTTATTAAAAGCACTTGCCGCCGTAGACAAAGCGGCTACGGAAGTTTGCCAGTTGTTCGACAAGAACGTGACACGCGTCTACACGAACCTGGGATGGGAACAGGAATATTTCCTTGTCGACTCTTCCTTATATAATGCACGCCCCGACCTCTGCCTCACCGGACGGACACTGATGGGACACTCTTCCGCCAAAGACCAGCAGTTGGAAGACCACTATTTCGGCTCTATCCCGCCACGCGTCACCGCCTTTATGAAGGAACTCGAAATAGAATGTCACAAGCTGGGCATTCCCGCCAAGACCCGCCACAACGAAGTAGCTCCCAACCAATTCGAGTTGGCTCCTATCTTCGAGAACTGCAACCTGGCGAACGACCACAACCAACTTGTCATGGACTTGATGAAACGTATTGCCCGCAAGCATCACTTCAACGTGCTTCTGCACGAGAAACCTTATAGCGGTGTGAATGGTTCGGGTAAGCACAACAACTGGTCGCTTTGCACCGACACCGGCATCAACCTGTTTGCTCCGGGCAAGAACCCGAAAGGAAATATGCTGTTCCTGACTTTCCTGGTGAACGTACTGATGATGGTTTATAAAAACCAGAACCTGCTGCGTGCTTCCATTATGAGTGCCAACAACAGCCACCGCCTGGGAGCCAATGAAGCTCCGCCCGCCATTCTTTCCTGCTTCCTGGGGTCGCAACTTTCGGCAACGCTCGACGAAATTGTACGCCAGGTAGGAAACGAGAAAATGACACCGGAAGAAAAGACTACATTGAAACTGGGCATCGGACGTATCCCCGAAATTCTGCTCGATACGACCGACCGCAACCGTACTTCTCCTTTTGCTTTCACCGGCAACCGGTTTGAGTTCCGTGCCGCAGGCTCTTCTTCCAACTGTGCCGCCGCAATGATTGCTATCAACGCCGCCATGGCAAACCAGTTGAACGAGTTCCGCGCATCCATAGAAAAATTAATGGAAGAAGGCGTAGGCAAAGATGAAGCTATCTTCCGGTTGCTGAAAGAAACAATCATCGCTTCCGAAGCAATCCGTTTCGAAGGCGACGGTTATTCCGAAGAATGGAAACAGGAAGCCGCCCGCCGCGGACTGACCAACATCTGCCACGTCCCGGAAGCCCTGATGCACTACGTTGACAACCAGTCTAAGGCCGTACTTATCGGCGAACGTATCTTCAACGAAACGGAGTTGAACAGCCGCCTGGAAGTGGAACTGGAGAAATTCACCATGAAAGTCCAGATTGAAGGACGTGTATTGGGCGACCTTGCCATCAATCACATCGTTCCGACTGCCGTTGCCTACCAGAACCGGTTGCTCGAAAATCTTCGCGGGCTGAAAGAGATATTCCCTGCCGAAGAATACGAAGTGCTGAGTGCCGACCGCAAAGAGCTGATTCGTGAGATTTCGCACCGGGTGACTTCAATCAAAGTACTGGTTCGCGAGATGACCGAAGCGCGAAAGGTAGCCAACCACATGGAGAACTACAAGGAAAGGGCATTTGCCTACGAAGATAAGGTACGCCCGTATCTCGACCAGATCCGCGACCATATCGACCGTTTGGAAATGGAAGTAGACGACGAAATATGGCCGTTGCCCAAGTACAGGGAGCTGCTGTTTACCAAATAA
- a CDS encoding HU family DNA-binding protein, giving the protein MSILYKTTRFADTFSGDKETNVRVQLLSWDTLDTKAFVEYLAFKNNISKGDAYKNLSMILEGIEAILKNGNILNLDDFGSFSLNGSFCEDKEPGESHRAESIEVKNVVFKAEKRLKRRITAAGFEKYNPERHNKRKY; this is encoded by the coding sequence ATGAGCATACTTTACAAGACAACCCGCTTTGCGGATACTTTCAGTGGTGACAAAGAAACAAATGTACGGGTGCAGCTATTATCATGGGATACGCTGGATACCAAAGCCTTTGTAGAATATCTGGCTTTCAAGAACAACATTTCCAAAGGCGATGCATACAAAAACCTCAGCATGATATTGGAAGGTATAGAAGCCATTCTGAAAAATGGCAATATTCTCAATCTGGACGATTTTGGCAGTTTCTCCCTGAACGGCAGTTTCTGTGAAGACAAAGAACCCGGCGAAAGCCACCGGGCGGAATCCATAGAAGTGAAGAATGTTGTATTCAAGGCGGAAAAGCGCCTGAAAAGACGGATAACTGCGGCAGGATTTGAGAAGTATAATCCTGAAAGACATAACAAACGAAAATACTAG
- a CDS encoding helix-turn-helix domain-containing protein translates to MKTKTLSELEDKFIGEKGTPSRDAYEKELSDLMIGFQIKNARMKLDVTQEELANRINKKRAFISRIENDGSNLTIGTLRDIVERGLGGKLSIEVQI, encoded by the coding sequence ATGAAAACAAAAACATTATCAGAATTGGAAGATAAGTTTATCGGAGAAAAAGGAACCCCATCCCGTGATGCTTATGAAAAAGAACTATCTGATTTGATGATAGGTTTTCAAATAAAGAATGCCCGCATGAAATTAGACGTTACACAAGAAGAACTAGCCAACCGTATCAATAAAAAAAGAGCTTTTATCTCACGTATAGAAAATGACGGTAGCAATCTTACCATAGGGACATTACGTGATATAGTAGAACGTGGACTTGGTGGAAAACTTAGCATCGAAGTTCAAATATAA
- a CDS encoding type II toxin-antitoxin system RelE/ParE family toxin — MKKYRNVITYKNFFEDFLSQQQPKVVSKILQILRIIEEVERVPVNHLKYIEDTNGLFEIRVKFGSDIFRVFCFFDAGKLVVLLSGFQKKTQKTPPEEIKRAIRLMNEYYKEKEERK, encoded by the coding sequence ATGAAAAAATACAGAAATGTAATCACATATAAGAATTTCTTTGAGGACTTTCTTAGTCAGCAGCAACCAAAGGTAGTAAGTAAAATATTGCAGATATTACGTATTATCGAAGAAGTGGAACGAGTGCCCGTTAATCATCTCAAATATATTGAAGACACAAACGGACTATTTGAAATACGTGTAAAATTCGGCAGTGATATATTTCGTGTTTTTTGCTTTTTTGATGCAGGTAAACTGGTAGTTTTATTAAGTGGATTTCAGAAAAAGACACAAAAGACTCCACCTGAAGAAATAAAAAGAGCAATTCGTCTTATGAATGAATATTATAAAGAAAAGGAGGAACGAAAATGA
- a CDS encoding DUF5686 family protein: MKEIRRLRDKILIGCILCMFSFTLKGAASNYIMNPYTRQSISADSIIERVMTFAPLYETIVSDYRANLYIKGKMDIQKKNFILRYVPSMFRLQKGVREYLLETYSDLHYTAPNIYDQKVKASQGTVRGNRGLPGLLEYFNVNIYSSSLLNDERLLSPLAKNGQKYYKYRIDSVMGDPNNLDYRVRFIPRTKSDQLVGGYMIVSSNVWSVREIRFSGRSELITFTCWIKMGDVGKKNEFLPVRYDVEALFKFLGNKVDGNYAASLDYKSIELKEKKVRKKEKTNYNLSESFSLQCDTNAYKTDASTFAIMRPIPLTESEKKLYTDNRLRRDTATIQKPSKSQAFWGTMGDLMVEDYKFNLSNIGSVRFSPFINPLLFSYSGSNGLSYRQDFRYNRLFRGDKLLRIVPKLGYNFTRKEFYWSLNADFEYWPQKRGFFRLNVGNGNRIYSSKVLDELKAMPDSIFNFDLIHLDYFKDLYFNFRHTVEVVNGLDISLGFSAHKRTAVEPSRFVITGDYPMPPPEFMEKFKNTYISFAPRIRVEWTPGLYYYMNGKRKINLRSLYPTFSVDYERGIKGVFKSTGEYERIEFDLQHQIRLGLMRNIYYRFGFGAFTNQDELYFVDFANFSRRNLPVGWNDEIGGVFQVLDGRWYNSSRRYVRGHFTYEAPFLILKHLMKYTRYVQNERIYVSALSMPHLQPYLEVGYGIGTHIFDVGVFVSSENWKFGGIGCKFTFELFNR; the protein is encoded by the coding sequence ATGAAGGAGATACGACGATTGAGAGATAAAATACTGATAGGATGCATACTATGTATGTTCTCTTTTACTTTAAAGGGGGCAGCCAGTAACTATATAATGAATCCTTATACGCGTCAAAGTATTTCTGCCGATTCCATCATTGAGCGTGTCATGACTTTCGCGCCTTTATATGAAACGATAGTCAGTGACTATCGTGCCAACCTATATATAAAAGGTAAGATGGATATTCAGAAAAAGAATTTTATCCTTCGCTATGTACCTTCTATGTTCCGTTTGCAAAAGGGGGTGCGCGAGTATCTTCTCGAAACTTATAGTGACCTTCATTATACCGCTCCCAATATATACGACCAGAAAGTAAAAGCCTCGCAAGGAACTGTAAGGGGAAACAGAGGACTTCCGGGATTGCTCGAATATTTTAATGTGAATATCTACTCTTCTTCTCTGCTGAATGACGAGCGGTTGCTGTCACCACTAGCCAAGAACGGGCAAAAATACTATAAATACCGGATAGACAGTGTGATGGGAGATCCGAATAATCTGGATTACCGGGTACGTTTTATTCCTCGTACAAAGAGCGACCAGTTGGTAGGCGGTTACATGATTGTCAGTAGTAATGTATGGAGTGTTCGGGAAATACGTTTTTCGGGACGGTCGGAACTTATAACATTCACCTGCTGGATTAAGATGGGAGATGTAGGCAAGAAAAATGAATTTTTGCCTGTGCGTTATGATGTGGAAGCCCTTTTTAAATTCCTCGGAAATAAGGTTGATGGCAACTACGCTGCTTCTTTGGATTATAAATCCATCGAATTGAAAGAAAAGAAAGTGCGCAAGAAAGAGAAGACAAATTATAATCTCTCAGAATCATTCTCTTTGCAATGTGATACGAATGCCTATAAGACAGATGCTTCGACCTTTGCCATCATGCGACCTATTCCTTTAACTGAAAGTGAGAAGAAACTATACACTGATAACAGGCTGAGGCGTGATACGGCTACTATACAGAAGCCATCCAAGAGCCAGGCTTTTTGGGGAACAATGGGTGACCTGATGGTGGAAGATTATAAGTTCAATCTTTCTAATATCGGAAGTGTCCGTTTTTCTCCGTTTATTAATCCGCTCCTGTTCAGTTATAGCGGAAGCAACGGTTTGTCTTATCGGCAGGATTTTCGCTACAACCGTCTTTTCAGGGGCGATAAGTTGCTCCGTATTGTTCCTAAACTCGGATATAATTTCACCCGCAAAGAGTTTTATTGGTCATTGAATGCCGACTTTGAGTACTGGCCGCAAAAACGGGGATTCTTCCGCTTGAATGTGGGTAATGGTAACCGTATTTATAGCAGTAAGGTGCTGGACGAGTTGAAAGCTATGCCGGACAGCATTTTCAATTTCGATTTGATTCATCTCGATTATTTCAAAGACTTGTATTTTAATTTCCGCCATACGGTTGAAGTAGTCAACGGTCTGGATATAAGCTTGGGGTTCTCCGCTCATAAGAGGACAGCCGTAGAGCCTTCGCGCTTTGTGATAACCGGTGATTATCCGATGCCGCCCCCGGAATTTATGGAGAAATTCAAGAATACCTATATCAGTTTTGCTCCCCGTATCCGGGTGGAATGGACGCCGGGACTTTACTATTATATGAATGGAAAACGAAAAATAAATCTCCGTTCCTTATATCCTACGTTCTCAGTCGATTACGAACGGGGTATTAAAGGGGTATTCAAAAGTACGGGTGAATACGAAAGAATAGAGTTTGACCTTCAACATCAAATCCGGTTGGGACTGATGCGTAATATCTATTATCGTTTTGGATTTGGCGCGTTCACCAATCAGGATGAATTGTATTTCGTGGATTTCGCCAATTTTTCCCGTCGTAATCTTCCCGTGGGATGGAACGATGAAATCGGCGGAGTGTTTCAAGTGCTCGACGGACGTTGGTACAACTCTTCCCGTCGTTATGTACGCGGGCATTTCACTTATGAAGCGCCATTCCTTATACTGAAGCATCTGATGAAATATACGCGTTATGTACAGAATGAGCGTATTTATGTTAGCGCCCTCTCCATGCCCCATCTTCAGCCTTATCTGGAAGTAGGATACGGCATCGGCACACATATTTTTGATGTCGGAGTTTTTGTGAGCAGTGAGAACTGGAAGTTCGGTGGAATAGGCTGTAAATTTACATTCGAGTTATTCAACCGATAG